A single genomic interval of Mycobacterium sp. DL592 harbors:
- a CDS encoding sensor histidine kinase — MAVLPRSLAGQAFALQAAVIALVVLAGSALALYDAKRDGDRAAREQVSAIAVALADAPSTAQAIENHDATTVLQPMTEAVRKGTDIAFITIMAPDRTRFTHTNPAMIGGRYIGNIEPALRGDTFTEVYTGTLGPSIRTVAPVRNGSGQVIGLVAAGITERSLAQRWRAQWPAIVGIGLGALALSFIGVAAIRRRILRQTRGLAPDELRVMYDHHDAILHSVSEGLIVLDRDRVALVNDEARRLLGLPPGPIDRADLPEFLRGNDPGVRDEVRVTDQRVLVVNRSAVSVSDSEVVTIRDRTELQGALGELSALQMFSESLRAQAHESANKLHTVITLVEMGRPDDAVKFATKELALSQQLVDRLSDAVGEPALMALLLGKSAEADERGIALTVTEDTHLPAEADHLMLTPQEMVTVLGNLIDNAMDACDRDDPWIEVTVNQDDERLLITVADSGPGMDADTFGRAMQRGYSTKSGNDAGHQGLGLALIAQIVKRHGGTLRADLTYGSVVSVSIENPRS, encoded by the coding sequence ATGGCAGTGCTGCCCCGATCGCTGGCCGGGCAAGCCTTCGCGCTGCAAGCCGCCGTCATCGCCCTGGTGGTGCTGGCCGGCAGCGCCCTGGCGCTCTACGACGCCAAACGTGACGGTGACCGGGCCGCCCGCGAACAGGTCAGCGCCATCGCCGTCGCACTCGCCGATGCGCCGTCGACCGCCCAGGCCATCGAAAACCACGACGCCACAACGGTTCTACAACCCATGACCGAGGCCGTCCGCAAGGGCACCGACATCGCGTTCATCACCATCATGGCCCCCGACCGCACCCGGTTCACCCACACCAACCCCGCCATGATCGGCGGCAGATACATCGGCAACATCGAACCCGCCCTGCGCGGTGACACCTTCACCGAGGTCTACACCGGCACCCTGGGCCCCTCGATCCGCACCGTCGCCCCGGTCCGAAACGGGAGCGGGCAGGTCATCGGGCTGGTCGCCGCCGGCATCACCGAACGCAGCCTGGCCCAACGCTGGCGCGCCCAGTGGCCCGCGATCGTCGGGATCGGCCTTGGCGCGCTGGCACTTTCGTTCATCGGCGTCGCCGCCATCCGGCGCCGCATCCTGCGTCAGACCCGCGGCCTGGCCCCCGACGAACTGCGGGTGATGTATGACCACCACGACGCGATCCTGCACTCGGTTTCCGAAGGCCTGATCGTGCTCGACCGCGACCGCGTGGCCCTGGTCAACGACGAAGCCCGCCGGCTGCTGGGCCTTCCCCCGGGCCCCATCGACCGCGCCGACCTGCCGGAGTTCCTGCGCGGCAACGACCCCGGGGTGCGCGACGAGGTCCGCGTCACCGACCAACGCGTACTGGTGGTGAACCGTTCGGCGGTCAGCGTCTCGGACTCCGAAGTCGTCACCATCCGCGATCGCACCGAACTGCAGGGCGCCCTCGGCGAACTGAGCGCCCTGCAGATGTTCAGCGAATCACTGCGCGCCCAGGCACACGAATCGGCCAACAAACTGCACACCGTCATCACGCTGGTCGAAATGGGCCGCCCCGACGACGCCGTGAAGTTCGCGACCAAAGAGCTGGCCCTGTCCCAGCAACTCGTCGACCGGCTCTCCGACGCCGTCGGCGAACCCGCACTGATGGCCCTGCTGCTCGGCAAGTCCGCCGAAGCCGACGAACGCGGCATCGCACTGACCGTCACCGAGGACACCCACCTCCCCGCCGAGGCCGACCACCTGATGCTCACCCCGCAGGAGATGGTCACCGTGCTGGGCAACCTCATCGACAACGCGATGGATGCCTGCGACCGTGACGACCCCTGGATCGAGGTCACCGTCAATCAGGACGACGAGCGGCTGCTGATCACGGTCGCCGACAGCGGCCCCGGTATGGACGCCGACACATTCGGCCGCGCCATGCAGCGCGGCTACTCCACCAAGTCCGGAAATGACGCGGGCCACCAGGGCCTGGGCCTGGCGCTGATCGCCCAGATCGTCAAACGCCACGGCGGAACACTGCGCGCCGACCTCACCTACGGCTCGGTGGTGAGCGTGAGCATCGAGAATCCCCGCTCATGA
- a CDS encoding cation:dicarboxylate symporter family transporter, translated as MTTVLESRGGDTPSPKKHRDRTHWLYLAVIAAVIGGVIVGMLAPGVGKEVGVLGTMFVSLIKMMITPVIFCTIVLGIGSVRKAATVGKVGGLAFVYFLAMSTIALAIGLLVGNLLHPGSTLKLSPSAAGKGAELAEKAHESGGVMDFIQHIIPTSLFSSLTDGNVLQALFVALLVGFAIQAMGGKGEPILRGVEHLQRLVFKILAMVLWLAPIGAFGAIANVVGQTGWSAVTNLLTLMFGFYLTCIVFVFGVLGALLRAVSGVSIFKLVRYLAREYLLIFATSSSESALPRLIAKMEHLGVQQSTVGVVVPTGYSFNLDGTAIYLTMASLFIADALGSPLSVGQQIGLLVFMIVASKGAAGVSGAGLATLAGGLQAHRPELLDGVGLIVGIDRFMSEARAVTNFSGNAVATLLVGSWTKTVDMDKVNSVLSGKDPFDELTMLDEPAPAAPQKEAVAA; from the coding sequence ATGACGACGGTTTTGGAAAGCCGCGGCGGCGACACGCCGTCGCCGAAGAAGCACCGCGATCGGACCCATTGGTTGTACCTGGCGGTCATCGCCGCGGTGATCGGTGGCGTGATCGTCGGCATGCTTGCCCCGGGGGTGGGCAAGGAGGTCGGCGTTCTCGGCACCATGTTCGTCAGCCTGATCAAGATGATGATCACGCCGGTGATCTTCTGCACGATCGTCCTGGGTATCGGCTCGGTGCGCAAAGCCGCCACGGTCGGCAAGGTCGGCGGGCTGGCGTTCGTCTACTTCCTGGCGATGTCGACGATCGCGCTGGCCATCGGCCTGCTGGTGGGCAACCTGCTGCATCCGGGCAGCACCCTCAAGCTGTCGCCGTCGGCGGCCGGCAAGGGCGCGGAGCTGGCCGAGAAGGCGCATGAGTCCGGTGGGGTGATGGACTTCATCCAGCACATCATCCCGACGTCGCTGTTCTCGTCGCTGACCGACGGCAACGTGCTGCAGGCGCTGTTCGTGGCGCTGCTGGTCGGCTTCGCCATCCAGGCGATGGGCGGCAAGGGCGAGCCGATCCTGCGCGGGGTGGAGCACCTGCAGCGGCTGGTGTTCAAGATCCTGGCGATGGTGCTGTGGCTGGCGCCGATCGGTGCATTCGGCGCGATCGCCAACGTGGTGGGCCAGACCGGTTGGAGCGCGGTGACCAACCTGCTGACGCTGATGTTCGGGTTCTACCTCACCTGCATCGTGTTCGTCTTCGGTGTGCTGGGCGCGCTGCTGCGGGCGGTATCCGGGGTGTCGATCTTCAAGCTGGTGCGCTACCTGGCGCGGGAGTACCTGCTGATCTTCGCGACATCGTCCTCGGAGTCGGCGCTGCCGCGGCTGATCGCAAAGATGGAACACCTCGGTGTGCAGCAGAGCACGGTGGGAGTGGTTGTGCCGACCGGGTATTCGTTCAACCTGGACGGCACCGCGATCTATCTGACAATGGCATCGCTGTTCATCGCCGACGCGCTGGGCAGCCCGCTGTCGGTGGGTCAGCAGATCGGTCTGCTGGTGTTCATGATCGTGGCCTCCAAGGGCGCGGCCGGGGTGAGCGGTGCCGGGCTGGCGACGCTGGCCGGTGGCCTGCAGGCGCATCGCCCCGAACTGCTCGACGGGGTCGGCCTGATCGTCGGTATCGACCGGTTCATGTCCGAGGCGCGTGCGGTGACCAACTTCTCCGGCAATGCGGTGGCGACCTTGCTGGTGGGGTCGTGGACCAAGACGGTCGACATGGACAAGGTGAACTCGGTGCTCTCGGGTAAGGATCCGTTCGACGAGCTGACGATGCTCGACGAGCCCGCTCCTGCCGCACCGCAGAAGGAGGCTGTGGCCGCCTGA
- a CDS encoding RidA family protein: MPVTLINPDGLPEVGLYQQVAVASGTRLVFIAGQVARTAEGAAVGVGDLAAQVEQCYRNLGTALAAAGATFDDVVKLTVYLVDWTPDKMEPFTHGQPGPSRPWALTRLPHH; this comes from the coding sequence ATGCCCGTCACCTTGATCAATCCCGACGGGCTGCCCGAGGTCGGGCTCTACCAGCAGGTGGCGGTGGCCAGCGGAACGCGCCTCGTCTTCATCGCCGGCCAGGTCGCGCGCACCGCTGAGGGCGCCGCAGTCGGAGTGGGCGATCTGGCCGCCCAGGTCGAACAGTGCTACCGCAACCTCGGCACCGCCCTGGCCGCCGCCGGTGCCACGTTCGACGATGTCGTGAAACTGACTGTCTACCTGGTGGATTGGACCCCCGACAAGATGGAGCCCTTCACGCACGGGCAGCCCGGGCCTTCGAGGCCATGGGCATTGACGCGCCTACCCCACCACTGA
- a CDS encoding methyltransferase domain-containing protein — MTTKSSDRLSMVETRQEQFIDPLGFALFGLAREGSVPWVDVDTARQSLHLGPGEKHVANMVELDYPEFDFDRCDFRLPFADGEIGGVIATHVLEHLADPRPLIREVARVLAPGCPFNVLVPYGNSLMYLQDLDHKTPFVLDTWKNLLCNSHYDNHYGRPEIPLIIGANFKFAIKEGNEALVTQLIKARQAPGR, encoded by the coding sequence ATGACGACGAAGAGTAGCGACCGGCTCTCAATGGTGGAGACGCGGCAAGAGCAGTTCATCGATCCGTTGGGATTCGCCCTGTTTGGACTGGCACGAGAGGGCTCGGTGCCGTGGGTTGACGTGGACACCGCACGGCAGTCGCTGCATCTCGGCCCAGGCGAGAAGCATGTCGCGAACATGGTGGAGCTGGACTATCCCGAATTCGACTTCGACCGATGCGACTTCCGGTTGCCGTTCGCAGATGGCGAGATTGGTGGAGTTATCGCCACGCATGTCCTCGAACATCTCGCCGATCCTCGCCCGCTGATTCGCGAGGTGGCTCGCGTTCTGGCACCGGGATGTCCGTTTAACGTCCTCGTGCCGTATGGCAACTCGCTGATGTACCTGCAGGACCTCGACCACAAGACCCCGTTTGTGCTGGACACCTGGAAGAACCTGCTCTGCAACAGCCACTACGACAACCACTACGGTCGGCCCGAGATCCCACTCATTATCGGGGCGAACTTCAAATTCGCGATCAAGGAAGGGAACGAAGCACTCGTCACCCAGCTAATCAAGGCCCGCCAAGCGCCCGGGCGGTAG
- a CDS encoding YegP family protein yields the protein MAGKFELYKDKAGEFRFRLKAANGEVIAVGEGYKTKASALNGIESVKKNAPDAKIDDQTE from the coding sequence ATGGCAGGCAAGTTCGAGCTCTATAAAGACAAGGCTGGCGAGTTTCGGTTCCGCCTGAAGGCCGCCAACGGAGAAGTGATTGCGGTCGGTGAAGGCTACAAGACCAAAGCCAGCGCGCTAAACGGCATCGAGTCCGTCAAGAAGAACGCGCCCGACGCCAAGATTGACGACCAGACCGAGTAA
- a CDS encoding bifunctional DNA primase/polymerase has protein sequence MIPADEPDRLTDPFRFACATYRQRGWLGALPLPAGQKHPPPTGWTGRSAPFPGDEQITKWAKMSRYKHGNIALHLGFPVSVGTDTFEVVGIDVDDYGEKHGGKQLAALEAEHGRLPDTFISSARSDGVSGIRFFLVPVGLDFRGKAAGAIEIVQKKHRYAVVWPSVNPDPGTRYVWHDYGQVPDGTNTLPAVPDVTALPRLPEAWLAFLTNGLSPDVDVPVDTVSTPDELVAWTATAFGGEPDNVPCERMHNAVEKWLTAIVDEESSHDKITNGHWEILQLASEGHPGWRTATAQLEEVYIRTTLKRGKRGVGEVRDEIARSYIHALRKLRAGYLGGKAACPCFPAEGTEDYELVMAALAPGSAWRLQRRPGRYRRLYRPRYRPAYRARGGARHGA, from the coding sequence ATGATACCCGCGGATGAGCCTGACCGCTTAACCGATCCTTTCCGATTCGCTTGTGCCACATACAGACAACGCGGATGGCTGGGAGCTCTTCCACTGCCCGCCGGCCAGAAACATCCCCCGCCCACCGGTTGGACTGGGCGCAGTGCTCCGTTCCCCGGCGATGAGCAGATCACCAAGTGGGCCAAGATGTCACGGTACAAGCACGGCAATATTGCTCTGCACCTTGGCTTCCCGGTCAGCGTCGGCACTGACACGTTCGAGGTCGTCGGCATCGACGTGGACGACTACGGGGAGAAACACGGCGGGAAGCAGCTGGCAGCGCTGGAAGCCGAACACGGTCGTCTACCTGACACCTTCATCTCGTCGGCTCGAAGCGACGGGGTGAGTGGGATCCGATTCTTCCTTGTACCGGTGGGTCTGGACTTTCGGGGTAAAGCGGCTGGCGCGATTGAGATTGTGCAGAAGAAGCACCGCTATGCGGTGGTGTGGCCGTCAGTGAACCCCGACCCCGGCACCCGTTACGTGTGGCACGACTACGGCCAAGTACCCGACGGCACCAACACGTTGCCTGCGGTTCCCGATGTGACGGCACTCCCTCGGTTGCCCGAGGCCTGGTTGGCGTTCTTGACCAACGGCCTCTCTCCCGACGTAGACGTTCCTGTTGACACGGTCTCGACGCCCGATGAGTTAGTGGCGTGGACAGCGACAGCGTTCGGCGGTGAGCCTGACAACGTGCCGTGCGAGCGGATGCACAATGCCGTCGAGAAGTGGCTGACTGCCATCGTCGACGAGGAGAGTTCTCACGACAAGATCACCAACGGGCACTGGGAGATCTTGCAGTTGGCCAGTGAAGGCCATCCCGGGTGGCGCACCGCCACGGCACAGCTCGAAGAGGTATACATCCGCACAACGCTGAAGCGTGGCAAGCGGGGCGTGGGCGAGGTCCGCGATGAGATCGCTCGCAGTTACATCCACGCTCTGCGCAAGCTCCGCGCGGGGTACCTCGGCGGCAAGGCCGCGTGCCCGTGTTTCCCGGCCGAGGGCACCGAGGACTACGAGCTAGTGATGGCCGCTCTGGCGCCGGGCAGTGCATGGCGGCTGCAGCGCCGACCAGGCCGCTACCGGCGGCTGTACCGGCCACGATATCGTCCCGCCTACCGCGCGAGGGGTGGTGCGCGTCATGGAGCTTGA
- a CDS encoding AAA family ATPase: MELDDELARELEERFDDDVANRCYDLRVQNEARRLQALESWEEPEDEGDLAHQIANPEPDIGHLVEGLIRARGIVQINAQYKVGKTTLASVNLPKALVTGEPFLGRFSVHFGSDECVGIWNLEVDRQDIVDWLAQIDIPDPDCKRIFPKCLRGNRAMDFRNELAMEWTVNWLKDRNITVWIIDPLSKLYRGEENSSTEYNEWWLVLEDIMRRAGVRVTVLVHHSGHSGEGRARGTSAMMGNPDVLIEYRHGGAHGEAPPDTKRWLKAFGRRVDQPEIQLDWNPGTGALVVDPHGGSRALAEVERMAKRFYAAVIDADKRGLHPNKSTLFKTLGWSSSGNGASKPNSARQYALDKHWVVVGEKGQGGIPHSPGPASPKDGNVIQLGTHENANSNKDSE; encoded by the coding sequence ATGGAGCTTGACGACGAACTGGCGCGTGAACTTGAGGAGCGCTTTGACGATGACGTCGCCAACCGATGCTACGACCTACGGGTGCAGAACGAAGCGCGGCGTCTCCAAGCCCTCGAGTCGTGGGAAGAACCCGAAGACGAGGGCGATCTAGCCCATCAAATCGCCAACCCGGAGCCCGACATCGGCCATCTGGTTGAGGGGCTAATCAGGGCGCGAGGCATCGTCCAGATCAACGCCCAATACAAGGTCGGCAAGACCACCCTCGCTTCGGTCAACCTCCCGAAGGCGCTCGTCACGGGGGAGCCGTTTCTGGGGCGGTTTAGTGTGCACTTCGGTTCCGATGAATGCGTGGGGATCTGGAACCTGGAGGTTGACCGCCAGGACATAGTCGACTGGCTCGCCCAGATTGATATTCCCGATCCCGACTGCAAACGCATCTTTCCAAAGTGCCTACGCGGCAACCGCGCCATGGACTTCCGCAACGAGTTGGCGATGGAGTGGACGGTTAACTGGCTGAAGGACCGCAACATCACGGTCTGGATTATTGATCCGTTGAGCAAGCTTTATCGGGGTGAAGAGAACTCCAGCACCGAATACAACGAGTGGTGGTTGGTCCTGGAAGACATCATGCGCCGTGCGGGGGTACGGGTGACCGTCCTGGTACATCACTCTGGGCACAGCGGGGAAGGTCGCGCACGCGGTACGTCGGCGATGATGGGCAACCCCGACGTGCTGATCGAATACCGGCACGGAGGGGCGCACGGTGAAGCACCACCGGACACTAAGCGGTGGCTAAAGGCGTTCGGGCGGCGTGTGGATCAGCCTGAGATCCAACTCGATTGGAATCCGGGAACGGGCGCCCTGGTGGTGGATCCGCACGGAGGCAGCAGGGCTCTGGCGGAGGTGGAGCGGATGGCGAAAAGGTTTTACGCGGCGGTGATCGACGCGGACAAGCGCGGCCTCCATCCCAACAAGTCCACGCTGTTTAAGACGTTGGGTTGGTCTTCGAGCGGCAATGGCGCCTCCAAGCCGAACTCCGCCCGTCAGTACGCGCTCGACAAGCACTGGGTTGTGGTCGGAGAGAAGGGACAAGGCGGCATTCCGCACAGCCCTGGACCGGCATCCCCCAAGGACGGAAACGTCATTCAGCTCGGGACGCACGAAAACGCCAACTCAAACAAGGACAGCGAATGA
- a CDS encoding recombinase family protein, protein MFGYTRVSTDEQAETRNGLEAQQAVIAAEATRRDWDMEYFTDPGVTGKIVGPQLQEVLQLLSSEQGEGLVVSKLDRLSRSILNASRIIEAANEQGWALVVLDLGVDLTTAAGRMMAHTMLSFAQYERELISERTKAGLAAKKARNEPIGRPRLAKPGVVRRIVLDREAGLSFDRIASALTAEGVLSPAGRPTWQPSTVRRIYQSASAAAEVA, encoded by the coding sequence ATGTTCGGCTACACGCGCGTGAGCACCGACGAACAAGCCGAAACCCGTAACGGGCTGGAAGCCCAGCAAGCGGTTATCGCCGCCGAGGCCACCCGGCGGGACTGGGACATGGAGTACTTCACCGACCCCGGCGTCACCGGCAAGATTGTCGGTCCACAACTGCAGGAAGTGTTGCAGCTGTTGTCCTCTGAACAAGGTGAAGGTCTGGTGGTTTCGAAGCTCGACCGGCTGTCGCGATCAATCCTCAACGCCTCCAGGATCATTGAGGCGGCTAACGAGCAAGGGTGGGCACTCGTTGTACTGGATCTCGGCGTTGACCTGACGACCGCAGCGGGCAGGATGATGGCGCACACGATGTTGTCCTTCGCCCAGTACGAGCGCGAGCTGATCTCTGAGCGCACTAAGGCTGGACTCGCCGCCAAGAAGGCCCGCAACGAACCCATCGGACGTCCACGCCTGGCCAAGCCCGGTGTTGTGCGGCGGATCGTCTTGGACCGCGAGGCGGGGCTGAGCTTCGACCGTATCGCCAGTGCACTGACCGCCGAAGGCGTTCTCAGCCCTGCTGGCCGGCCAACCTGGCAGCCCTCCACGGTGCGGCGGATCTACCAATCGGCCAGCGCTGCAGCCGAGGTGGCGTGA
- a CDS encoding tyrosine-type recombinase/integrase produces the protein MAYIRTHETANRRRGKSVKRYEVIWREPVRDGFGLPVPLNPANPDGPKQMRSRQESYPTREAAQARVDELNVARHTTGTSSLAEQKKAGELPFGYYAQAWLESLEVRVQQGTLKQRTYDDSHRQLRRYVLDRFGGTAIASISPMDAEQFVAALVRQPSSQGDHKPLAPATVTHAWNTFRAVMRYAQRHKAILHNPCESVDFAARRAVGDKTAFEHNPLNATQIAALSGAITDVGYPVYGLMVTFLAYSGLRASENAGLEIRDLVFKPGPRCSVQVRRTKQRRSGEWVTGTPKSKRSRRSVSLPPWLAEHMAAYLAEHPRADEPTAPLWPSRKNGGSYRPKGARYVVPLDWSQPLAMGTFYDTIMKPALEAVGLPASRPASTAKDGTPIPAVRGVRLHDLRHSFAVMQLMAGESYMKVAHMMGHSTRTLVLDTYGDWIPEDEGGTANNLPEPPSPIQDAEPTTLSNVVSLLGRKAN, from the coding sequence ATGGCGTATATCCGCACCCACGAGACCGCCAACCGGCGACGCGGTAAGTCCGTCAAGCGGTACGAGGTGATCTGGAGGGAGCCGGTACGCGACGGCTTCGGGTTACCCGTGCCGCTGAACCCGGCCAACCCCGACGGCCCGAAGCAGATGCGCTCGCGGCAGGAGTCCTACCCGACGCGTGAAGCCGCGCAGGCGCGCGTAGACGAGCTGAACGTCGCCCGCCACACCACCGGCACCAGCTCCCTGGCGGAGCAGAAGAAGGCTGGTGAGTTGCCGTTCGGGTATTACGCGCAGGCGTGGTTGGAGTCATTGGAGGTCCGCGTGCAGCAAGGCACCCTCAAGCAGCGCACCTACGACGACTCCCACCGTCAGCTCCGGCGGTACGTGTTGGATCGCTTCGGCGGGACAGCCATCGCCTCCATCAGCCCCATGGACGCGGAACAGTTCGTGGCGGCGCTAGTGCGGCAGCCCTCCAGCCAAGGCGACCACAAGCCCCTCGCCCCGGCCACAGTCACCCACGCCTGGAACACGTTCCGGGCGGTGATGCGGTATGCGCAGCGGCACAAGGCCATCCTCCACAACCCGTGCGAATCGGTGGACTTTGCCGCGCGGCGGGCCGTGGGCGATAAGACGGCCTTCGAGCACAACCCCCTGAACGCGACGCAGATTGCAGCCCTGTCGGGCGCGATTACGGACGTCGGGTACCCGGTGTACGGGTTGATGGTGACGTTCTTGGCCTACAGCGGATTGCGCGCCAGCGAGAACGCAGGCCTGGAGATTCGGGACCTCGTGTTTAAGCCGGGGCCACGGTGCTCGGTGCAGGTTCGCCGCACCAAGCAACGGCGTAGTGGTGAGTGGGTGACGGGCACCCCGAAGTCGAAGCGCTCCCGCCGGTCAGTGTCGTTGCCGCCGTGGCTCGCTGAGCATATGGCCGCCTACCTGGCGGAGCATCCCCGCGCCGACGAACCCACCGCTCCGCTGTGGCCGTCCCGCAAGAACGGCGGCAGCTACCGGCCGAAGGGTGCTCGGTACGTGGTGCCGTTGGATTGGTCCCAGCCGCTCGCTATGGGCACCTTCTACGACACGATCATGAAGCCCGCCTTGGAGGCGGTGGGGCTGCCTGCGAGCCGGCCAGCTTCCACAGCTAAGGACGGCACGCCGATTCCGGCGGTGAGAGGTGTTCGGCTGCATGACCTTCGGCATTCGTTCGCGGTGATGCAGTTGATGGCGGGGGAGTCGTACATGAAGGTTGCGCACATGATGGGCCACTCCACCCGCACCCTGGTCCTGGACACCTACGGCGATTGGATCCCGGAGGACGAAGGCGGCACCGCCAACAACCTGCCCGAGCCTCCGAGCCCCATTCAGGACGCCGAACCGACGACGCTGAGCAACGTGGTCAGTTTGCTTGGCCGCAAAGCGAATTAG
- a CDS encoding NF038122 family metalloprotease produces the protein MPFAWLGTGALALGLGAAMASGTGVAHADNTASTGHTGKPASSTGSDSAKRSGKATKVAEAVVAVGGPAEPSARPAASTGGNRGPGSVPITTEAASPTTPRPTTATAGFGPSSAELIRPTRPATPTVTVNPLLGVVTGVLSAFGLNGPAEPANPLGAVAWIVLRAVETSAGLTPVAGTPTIGTPNSATGTVTGTTGFTEPAGQPLNYSVTTDPALGSVTLTPAGGFTYTPTVAIRLATTDTFTVTASDGLAATSESVTVPVPGQASSAVISPSGLVIHLIWDSSVAKAPASFKAAVEQAAQMLESTVTNNVTLNIAVGYGEIGGSSIGSGSAEGATLGDQQESYAVLRSQLTACDTTAIGRSVVAYLPATNPFGSLSYDVSGAQLQVFGVDPANSPQLDGEVGFSTDWPTAELLAAALHELTHAMGRNSGWGSAVNGYDVTPLDLTRYSALGLLVCDGSLAPSTRPQYFSVDGGATALADYSNTSDYGDWATNSLTFTDPYDAYSNPGSNSLTAADVAVLDAIGYTTI, from the coding sequence GTGCCCTTCGCTTGGCTGGGCACCGGCGCCCTCGCCCTGGGGCTGGGCGCCGCGATGGCCAGCGGCACCGGAGTCGCCCACGCAGACAACACGGCATCGACGGGCCACACCGGCAAGCCCGCATCGTCGACTGGAAGCGACTCAGCCAAGCGGTCGGGCAAGGCGACGAAAGTGGCCGAAGCCGTCGTCGCCGTCGGCGGACCAGCCGAACCTTCCGCGCGCCCGGCCGCCAGCACCGGCGGCAACCGCGGCCCCGGCTCGGTACCCATCACCACCGAGGCGGCCAGCCCCACGACACCGAGGCCCACGACCGCGACCGCCGGGTTCGGCCCCAGCTCCGCTGAGCTCATCCGGCCAACCCGGCCGGCGACACCCACCGTCACCGTGAACCCATTGCTCGGTGTGGTCACCGGAGTGCTGTCGGCGTTCGGGTTGAACGGTCCCGCCGAGCCCGCTAATCCTCTGGGCGCGGTGGCATGGATCGTGCTGCGCGCCGTCGAGACCAGCGCCGGCCTGACCCCGGTGGCCGGAACCCCGACCATCGGCACACCCAATTCCGCAACCGGAACAGTCACCGGCACAACGGGATTCACCGAACCGGCGGGACAACCGCTCAACTACAGCGTTACCACCGATCCCGCACTCGGATCGGTCACCCTCACCCCGGCCGGGGGCTTCACCTACACCCCGACCGTCGCAATCCGCCTGGCCACCACCGACACTTTCACCGTGACCGCCTCCGACGGGCTGGCCGCCACCTCCGAATCCGTCACCGTCCCAGTCCCCGGGCAGGCCAGCTCTGCTGTCATCAGCCCATCAGGTCTGGTCATCCACCTCATCTGGGATTCCAGCGTCGCCAAGGCGCCGGCATCATTCAAGGCCGCCGTCGAGCAGGCCGCCCAGATGCTCGAGTCGACGGTCACGAACAACGTCACGCTGAATATCGCTGTGGGGTATGGGGAAATCGGTGGCTCCTCCATCGGCTCGGGCTCGGCCGAGGGAGCGACACTTGGTGATCAACAGGAGAGCTACGCAGTGCTCAGAAGCCAGCTCACCGCCTGCGATACCACCGCCATCGGGCGGTCGGTGGTCGCCTACCTGCCCGCGACCAACCCGTTCGGTTCGCTCAGCTATGACGTGTCGGGCGCCCAGCTCCAGGTCTTCGGCGTCGACCCGGCCAACAGCCCACAGCTCGACGGCGAAGTCGGCTTCTCGACCGACTGGCCCACCGCCGAGCTGCTTGCCGCGGCGCTGCACGAACTGACCCACGCCATGGGCCGCAACTCCGGCTGGGGATCAGCCGTCAACGGTTATGACGTCACCCCACTGGATCTCACCCGGTATTCGGCACTCGGGCTGCTGGTGTGCGACGGTTCCTTGGCGCCCTCGACCCGCCCCCAGTATTTCTCGGTGGACGGCGGCGCCACCGCGCTGGCCGATTACAGCAACACCTCGGACTACGGCGACTGGGCGACCAACAGTCTTACGTTCACCGACCCGTACGACGCCTACTCGAACCCGGGCTCCAACTCGTTGACCGCCGCCGACGTCGCCGTGCTCGACGCGATCGGCTACACCACCATCTGA